From one Lolium rigidum isolate FL_2022 chromosome 4, APGP_CSIRO_Lrig_0.1, whole genome shotgun sequence genomic stretch:
- the LOC124647903 gene encoding uncharacterized protein LOC124647903, protein MGASADTVNATCKQLKNETAPIIGNSYFSALLGSPWAQNISMEVLVLLTAVAYLTVATLGPQRRRSASWFVQKGVLVAHGLSFPLGAYTIGLMRPYSASAAEINMYSIWAISIFILHGCTDTNFRLDDIKQETRFLYRWLLYYINVMPLLITLSGVQNSYLYSLLLPLYLNAQQKSSLIQSPCVLSSSSWNLNKMVSDHMYEEHTRGEFVPATMEGCHYLVDWPLSKSKLGAPSYAAHLGNDDEVIDIEKIWLCNSMSLDQELKDTCLSFSLFHLLRRRFFGYTFGEPKERAHDFVFKGLLLENEEGYTDCNRVFRVIDTELAFMYDFFFTKSAVIYYGSRDATILPLLSVIFLSFTAVWTVRSQKGKESSNTDKVVSLVVLASTAFLELVQVLLYWTSIWSRVSFVCQYLREHARWKTVGCCCYIFIRLNELLAKIGVHCAPNKHHWQHKLGQYSLLDFTPTLRDKLTGWFDAPPRYKRGKFEPTNMYFFDKKQTNVYLQRVRRKSQKRIDVPAQVKKALIYSLKRTNGVLTNGKSSLLSNEAGHLSWACARDLHSASDTSCIIMTWHIATWYCEMGTTRYGPSYPDEGAQLKAHLGVATKLSKYCAYLVVHAPKLLPGHHYDTSRVFDAVAVEANKFLLPSMRRRAKYEAPRNYGLEESRGYHLPERCQAGEAARGDTRCYQALEGPS, encoded by the exons ATGGGAGCAAGTGCTGATACG GTTAATGCTACCTGCAAGCAGTTGAAGAATGAGACCGCTCCTATTATTGGGAATAGTTATTTCAGTGCGTTGTTGGGGAGCCCATGGGCACAAAACATCAGCATGGAGGTACTTGTATTACTCACTGCTGTGGCCTACCTAACCGTTGCTACCTTAGGCCCCCAGCGTCGCCGTTCAGCAAGTTGGTTCGTCCAAAAAGGTGTCTTGGTCGCGCACGGTTTGTCCTTCCCACTGGGAGCATACACAATAGGTTTGATGCGACCTTACTCCGCGTCCGCTGCAGAGATCAACATGTACTCCATTTGGGCCATAAGTATCTTCATCCTTCATGGCTGTACCGATACAAATTTTAGACTCGATGACATCAAACAAGAAACAAGGTTCCTATACCGCTGGTTACTCTACTATATAAATGTGATGCCGCTTTTGATAACCCTAAGTGGAGTTCAGAATTCTTATTTATATTCCCTACTTCTCCCTTTGTACCTCAATGCTCAACAGAAATCATCCTTAATACAGTCACCATGTGTGCTGTCAAGCAGCTCATGGAACTTGAATAAGATGGTTTCCGATCACATGTATGAGGAGCACACCAGGGGTGAATTTGTTCCAGCCACCATGGAAGGCTGCCATTACCTGGTTGACTGGCCCCTCAGCAAATCCAAATTGGGCGCTCCATCATATGCAGCACATCTTGGGAATGACGATGAAGTCATTGACATAGAGAAGATATGGCTGTGCAATAGCATGTCACTAGACCAAGAGCTAAAGGATACATGCCTTTCCTTCTCTCTTTTCCACCTGCTGAGACGGCGCTTCTTTGGGTATACCTTTGGCGAGCCCAAAGAAAGGGCACATGATTTCGTCTTCAAAGGGTTGCTATTGGAGAATGAGGAAGGTTACACCGACTGCAATCGGGTTTTCAGGGTGATTGACACCGAGCTAGCCTTCATGTATGATTTCTTCTTCACTAAATCTGCTGTCATATATTATGGATCAAGGGATGCAACAATTTTACCCTTGCTTTCAGTCATCTTTCTATCATTTACAGCAGTGTGGACAGTCAGATCACAAAAAGGCAAGGAGAGTAGTAATACTGACAAGGTTGTCAGCTTAGTGGTACTTGCATCCACTGCTTTTCTTGAATTGGTGCAGGTGCTACTTTACTGGACTAGCATTTGGAGCAGAGTATCCTTTGTTTGTCAGTATCTCAGAGaacatgcaagatggaaaacaGTGGGATGCTGCTGCTACATTTTTATAAGATTGAATGAGCTGCTTGCCAAGATTGGTGTACACTGTGCACCAAACAAACACCATTGGCAGCATAAGCTTGGGCAGTACTCATTACTTGATTTCACGCCTACACTCCGTGACAAGTTGACTGGCTGGTTTGATGCCCCTCCGAGATATAAGCGGGGTAAATTCGAACCAACAAACATGTATTTTTTTGACAAAAAACAAACAAACGTTTATTTACAGAGGGTCCGTAGGAAAAGTCAAAAACGAATAGATGTACCTGCACAAGTAAAGAAGGCCCTTATTTATTCCCTGAAGCGTACTAATGGTGTACTGACGAACGGGAAATCATCACTACTCTCCAATGAAGCAGGACACCTTTCATGGGCTTGTGCACGGGACTTGCACTCGGCGTCAGACACAAGCTGCATCATCATGACTTGGCACATTGCGACCTGGTACTGTGAGATGGGAACAACTAGGTATGGCCCTTCCTACCCAGATGAGGGAGCACAACTGAAGGCCCATCTTGGTGTCGCCACAAAACTATCAAAATACTGTGCATATCTGGTGGTCCACGCACCAAAGCTTCTTCCTGGGCACCACTACGATACAAGCCGTGTGTTCGATGCCGTCGCGGTAGAAGCCAACAAGTTTCTGCTGCCATCTATGAGGAGGAGGGCTAAGTACGAGGCGCCGAGGAACTACGGGCTAGAAGAATCGAGAGGCTACCATCTTCCAGAGCGGTGCCAAGCTGGGGAAGCAGCTCGAGGAGATACAAGATGTTACCAGGCGCTGGAAGGTCCTAGCTGA